One genomic segment of Virgibacillus doumboii includes these proteins:
- the tsf gene encoding translation elongation factor Ts produces the protein MAITAQMVKDLREKTGAGMMDCKKALQETDGDIEKAIDFLREKGMAKAAKKADRIAAEGSTYIEVDNNSAVLLEVNCETDFVTKNDQFKQLLAELGKHLVKQQPETVEEALQQNLHGDGDKVENYINSIVAKIGEKISLRRFTVVNKTDNDAFGAYLHMGGSIGVLSLIEGTTDESVAKDIAMHVAAVNPRYVSRDEVAEEEVSRERDVLKTQALNEGKPEHIVEKMVEGRLGKYFEEICLLEQNFVKDPDQKVKKYVAAKGAAVKSFTRYEVGEGMEKREENFADEVMSQMKK, from the coding sequence ATGGCAATTACAGCACAAATGGTTAAAGACCTTCGTGAAAAAACTGGTGCCGGTATGATGGATTGTAAAAAGGCACTTCAGGAAACTGATGGAGACATCGAAAAAGCAATTGATTTTCTGCGTGAGAAAGGTATGGCAAAAGCAGCGAAAAAGGCTGACCGTATCGCTGCAGAAGGTTCAACATACATTGAAGTGGACAATAATTCAGCAGTACTGTTGGAAGTGAACTGTGAAACAGATTTTGTTACAAAAAATGATCAATTTAAACAATTACTTGCTGAACTTGGTAAACATCTGGTGAAGCAACAACCTGAAACAGTTGAAGAGGCACTTCAGCAAAATCTTCATGGTGATGGCGACAAGGTTGAGAATTATATTAATTCCATTGTTGCTAAAATTGGAGAAAAAATATCATTACGCCGTTTTACAGTTGTAAATAAAACAGATAACGATGCATTTGGCGCTTATCTTCATATGGGCGGAAGCATTGGTGTGCTTTCTTTGATTGAAGGAACTACTGATGAATCGGTTGCAAAAGATATAGCAATGCACGTTGCAGCGGTTAACCCGCGCTATGTATCACGTGACGAGGTAGCTGAAGAAGAAGTTAGCCGCGAACGTGACGTATTGAAGACGCAGGCATTGAATGAAGGTAAACCTGAGCATATAGTTGAAAAAATGGTTGAAGGTCGTCTGGGCAAATACTTTGAAGAAATTTGTCTGCTGGAGCAAAACTTTGTTAAAGACCCTGATCAAAAGGTGAAAAAATATGTAGCTGCTAAAGGTGCTGCTGTAAAATCATTTACTCGTTATGAAGTTGGCGAAGGGATGGAAAAACGTGAGGAAAACTTTGCCGATGAAGTAATGAGTCAAATGAAAAAATAA
- the rpsB gene encoding 30S ribosomal protein S2, with product MSVISMKQLLEAGVHFGHQTRRWNPKMKKYIFTERNGIYIIDLQKTVKKVDEAYNYVKDIAANGGSILFVGTKKQAQESVRDEATRSGMFYVNQRWLGGTLTNFQTIRKRINRLKDIERMEEDGTFDVLPKKEVVDLLKEKDRLVKFLGGIKEMNKLPDAMFVIDPRKERIAIAEAHKLNIPIIGIVDTNCDPDEIDYVIPANDDAIRAVKLLTSKMADAVLEVKQGEETEEVQAEEEAVAADNAESDNE from the coding sequence ATGTCAGTAATTTCGATGAAGCAACTGCTTGAAGCTGGTGTGCATTTCGGTCACCAGACTCGCCGTTGGAATCCGAAGATGAAGAAATATATTTTCACGGAACGTAACGGCATTTATATCATTGACCTTCAAAAAACAGTTAAGAAGGTTGATGAAGCTTACAATTATGTTAAGGATATCGCAGCAAATGGCGGTTCCATTCTTTTTGTAGGTACAAAAAAACAAGCACAGGAATCTGTTCGTGATGAAGCAACACGTTCTGGCATGTTCTATGTAAACCAGCGTTGGCTGGGCGGAACATTAACTAACTTCCAAACAATCCGTAAACGTATCAATCGCCTTAAAGATATTGAACGTATGGAAGAGGATGGTACCTTTGATGTACTTCCTAAAAAAGAAGTAGTTGATTTACTGAAAGAAAAAGATCGTTTAGTTAAATTCTTAGGTGGAATTAAAGAAATGAACAAGCTTCCAGATGCTATGTTCGTAATTGATCCACGAAAAGAGCGCATTGCAATCGCTGAGGCACATAAATTAAACATTCCAATTATCGGAATTGTTGATACAAACTGTGACCCGGACGAAATTGACTATGTTATCCCGGCAAATGACGATGCAATTCGTGCTGTCAAACTTTTAACATCTAAAATGGCTGATGCTGTCCTTGAAGTAAAACAAGGTGAAGAAACAGAAGAAGTACAGGCCGAAGAAGAGGCAGTTGCCGCAGATAACGCTGAATCTGATAACGAGTAG
- a CDS encoding DUF6115 domain-containing protein, with the protein MNSMLLIISFLLHIVALTAIYQLFKQVQSYKKGNAQDIIELLDTYLEEIKEENRLLEEKIDKQNPQAPKVAPVNNHIRQDIEEEHEYTPPQASEDADDFEASLQAQIMHLHDKGLTVDEIARKLNCGKTEAELIIKMGNKNNNKT; encoded by the coding sequence ATGAATTCAATGCTATTAATAATCAGCTTTTTGCTGCACATCGTTGCCTTAACAGCAATTTATCAACTGTTTAAGCAGGTACAATCGTACAAAAAAGGAAATGCCCAGGATATAATCGAGCTGCTGGACACGTATTTAGAAGAAATTAAAGAAGAGAATCGACTTTTAGAAGAGAAAATTGATAAACAAAACCCTCAAGCCCCTAAAGTCGCACCGGTAAACAATCATATTAGACAGGATATAGAAGAGGAACATGAATATACACCCCCTCAGGCCTCAGAGGATGCAGATGATTTCGAAGCTTCTTTACAGGCACAGATAATGCACCTTCATGATAAAGGTTTGACAGTTGATGAAATTGCCAGGAAGTTAAATTGCGGAAAGACCGAAGCGGAATTAATTATAAAAATGGGAAATAAAAACAATAATAAAACTTGA
- a CDS encoding DUF342 domain-containing protein produces the protein MRQIQDYIVLTTTNDNMFAMIDVAKEYNHTELEVDKEAIIQFLQDNKIIYGIDDNAIETFISAKDDSNFPLTIAEGQPAENGVDGYIHYEISFEDNEIRKTPEWNFRDVMRIPSVTKGQLLAALKLPTEGKDGINVFGKTVQARPGKPCKIKAGKNVVFHEEELSFYAEAEGQFSATDRMIQVFDVFEVNEDLSMKNGNLDFVGSIMINGDVPTGYTVKAKGDIRIFGMVEAATIAADGSVYISEGMSGLQKGLIKAGENVHIGYINQGTVYAGNDINVENSVLHSEITARHQVFCQRGNIIGGSVSAGERIEAKDTGNRLNTKTEIILGFNKATAEKEKIILAKKEELLSTMTKLKTISDKMEGEPNQDDPKLKVTMLRIKNSYNKTMKQLQEIEDTLKQLNPYLGSERDAQLIVRGHLYPNVLIAFGKYKRKIETNHQYVKIKLDYNEVTVRNIN, from the coding sequence ATGCGTCAAATACAGGATTACATTGTTTTAACCACAACCAATGATAACATGTTTGCCATGATCGATGTTGCAAAGGAATATAATCATACTGAATTAGAAGTAGATAAAGAGGCTATTATTCAGTTTCTGCAAGATAATAAAATTATTTATGGAATTGATGATAATGCAATTGAGACATTCATTTCAGCGAAGGATGACTCTAATTTTCCTTTAACAATTGCTGAAGGTCAGCCTGCTGAGAATGGTGTTGATGGATATATTCATTATGAAATAAGTTTTGAAGATAATGAAATCAGGAAAACTCCTGAATGGAATTTTCGTGATGTAATGCGTATACCATCCGTGACAAAAGGACAATTACTTGCTGCATTAAAGCTGCCTACCGAAGGAAAAGACGGCATAAATGTTTTTGGAAAAACAGTACAAGCACGCCCTGGAAAACCTTGTAAAATAAAAGCCGGCAAAAATGTAGTTTTTCATGAAGAAGAACTTTCATTTTATGCTGAAGCAGAAGGACAGTTTAGTGCTACAGACAGAATGATACAAGTATTCGATGTATTCGAAGTTAATGAGGACCTTTCTATGAAAAACGGCAACCTTGATTTTGTCGGATCTATTATGATTAATGGTGATGTACCAACCGGGTATACAGTGAAAGCAAAAGGCGACATTCGAATTTTCGGAATGGTGGAAGCTGCAACGATTGCTGCAGACGGATCTGTATATATTTCAGAAGGTATGTCCGGCCTGCAAAAAGGTCTTATAAAAGCAGGGGAAAATGTGCATATAGGATATATTAATCAGGGGACAGTATACGCTGGCAACGATATTAATGTGGAAAATTCAGTTTTACATAGTGAAATCACCGCAAGACATCAAGTATTCTGCCAACGAGGAAATATTATCGGTGGTTCCGTTTCAGCAGGGGAACGCATTGAAGCGAAAGATACTGGTAATCGACTGAATACCAAAACGGAAATTATCCTTGGATTTAATAAAGCGACAGCTGAGAAAGAGAAAATAATATTGGCAAAAAAAGAGGAATTGCTGAGTACTATGACGAAACTTAAAACAATCAGTGATAAAATGGAAGGTGAGCCAAACCAGGATGACCCGAAATTAAAAGTCACAATGTTACGGATTAAAAACTCATACAACAAAACAATGAAGCAGTTACAGGAAATCGAGGATACATTAAAACAACTAAATCCTTACCTTGGCAGTGAGCGGGATGCCCAATTAATAGTAAGAGGACATCTTTATCCAAATGTGCTCATAGCCTTTGGCAAGTATAAACGTAAGATTGAAACGAACCATCAATACGTTAAAATAAAGTTGGATTATAATGAAGTAACTGTCAGGAATATTAACTAA
- a CDS encoding FliA/WhiG family RNA polymerase sigma factor produces MKTNKSPLEQKLWNNWLENKDSEAANALIENYMYLVTFHVDRISSHLPGNVSKDDLKSFGLMGLFDALNKFEHSRDLKFDTYASFRIRGTIIDGLRKEDWLPRSIREKTKKVEIISQELEQTFQREPTAEEIAKKMEIPVSEVESLVRDSLYANVLSIEEKKSKESGKEHKEGIGYTIPDESAVLPDDHMLQSEIKQELINSIKLLNDNEQMVISLFYDQELTLTEIGQVLELTTSRISQIHRKAIFKLRNILSKVQANYE; encoded by the coding sequence ATGAAAACGAATAAATCTCCTCTAGAGCAAAAATTGTGGAATAACTGGCTGGAAAATAAAGATAGCGAAGCAGCAAATGCTTTAATTGAAAATTATATGTATCTGGTAACCTTTCATGTCGATAGAATTTCCAGTCATCTTCCAGGTAATGTTAGTAAAGATGACTTGAAAAGCTTTGGATTAATGGGTTTATTTGATGCGCTAAATAAATTTGAGCACAGCCGTGACCTGAAATTTGATACTTATGCATCATTTCGTATTCGTGGTACGATTATTGATGGTTTAAGAAAAGAAGACTGGTTACCAAGATCTATAAGAGAAAAAACAAAAAAAGTGGAAATCATTTCACAGGAACTTGAGCAAACCTTTCAGCGCGAACCGACCGCAGAGGAAATTGCAAAAAAAATGGAGATTCCTGTGAGTGAAGTGGAGTCTCTTGTCCGGGATTCACTTTATGCAAATGTTTTGTCCATTGAAGAGAAAAAGTCCAAGGAAAGCGGAAAAGAGCACAAAGAAGGTATTGGATACACAATACCTGATGAATCTGCTGTTTTGCCGGATGATCACATGCTGCAATCGGAAATAAAGCAGGAACTTATTAACAGTATAAAATTATTGAATGATAATGAACAAATGGTAATCAGTTTATTTTATGATCAGGAGCTGACACTGACAGAGATAGGTCAAGTTCTGGAATTGACGACATCCCGTATATCCCAAATTCATCGAAAAGCTATTTTCAAATTGAGAAATATACTCAGTAAAGTCCAGGCTAATTATGAATAG
- a CDS encoding chemotaxis protein CheD gives MNNTQSVVKVGIADLNTVKAPQIIRTSGLGSCVGAVLYDLSNKVAGLAHVMLPDSSLAKRDNLNQYKYADTAIDILIDKLRENGARKPLLKAKLAGGAQMFQFAPSNELMRIGPRNVEAIEEKLEQYRIPVVAMDVGGNCGRTIEFDPATGNLKIRTVTKGESVI, from the coding sequence ATGAATAATACACAGTCAGTCGTAAAAGTTGGTATCGCCGATTTAAATACTGTCAAGGCACCGCAAATTATCCGGACATCCGGTCTTGGATCCTGTGTAGGCGCAGTGTTGTATGACTTATCCAACAAGGTTGCTGGGCTGGCACATGTAATGCTGCCGGACTCCAGTCTCGCAAAGCGGGATAATCTAAACCAATATAAATATGCGGATACAGCTATTGACATACTGATAGATAAATTACGTGAAAATGGTGCAAGAAAACCATTACTGAAAGCGAAATTGGCTGGAGGTGCGCAAATGTTCCAATTCGCCCCGTCGAATGAATTAATGCGGATTGGTCCCAGAAATGTAGAAGCTATCGAAGAAAAACTTGAACAATATCGTATACCTGTTGTTGCCATGGATGTTGGCGGTAATTGTGGCAGAACAATCGAATTTGATCCTGCAACAGGCAACCTGAAGATACGAACAGTTACAAAAGGTGAATCGGTTATTTGA
- a CDS encoding chemotaxis protein CheC, with translation MNDIKNLTNVQMDVLREVGNIGAGNAATSMSKLINKKIDMQIPSVNIVSFNEAIEMIGGSETPIAGIMIHIFGDVPGKVYFILTIEEAEFLVKSITGQSNFKLLSEEELNEFAISALKESGNILTGSYISALSDFTRLNMQPSVPFLSVDMAGAVLSESLIEVSQVTDYAIIIDTKINDGESVNGIHGNFLFLPNPESFAKIFEALGIKENE, from the coding sequence ATGAATGATATAAAAAATCTAACAAATGTGCAAATGGATGTTTTGCGTGAGGTAGGAAATATTGGTGCTGGAAATGCAGCAACTTCCATGTCAAAACTAATCAATAAGAAAATAGATATGCAAATACCTTCCGTTAATATAGTGTCCTTCAACGAAGCAATTGAAATGATAGGTGGATCTGAGACGCCAATTGCGGGTATAATGATACACATTTTTGGGGACGTTCCCGGGAAAGTCTATTTTATTTTGACCATTGAAGAAGCAGAGTTTTTAGTTAAAAGTATTACTGGGCAATCGAATTTCAAACTGTTAAGTGAAGAAGAACTGAATGAGTTTGCGATTTCGGCATTAAAGGAATCAGGAAATATTTTAACCGGGTCATATATTTCAGCTCTATCAGATTTCACTCGTCTTAATATGCAGCCATCCGTTCCCTTTTTGAGTGTTGATATGGCTGGGGCGGTTTTATCTGAAAGTTTGATAGAAGTTTCTCAGGTTACAGACTATGCAATAATTATCGATACGAAAATAAATGATGGTGAATCAGTTAACGGTATACATGGGAATTTCCTGTTTTTGCCGAATCCGGAATCATTCGCAAAAATATTTGAAGCACTGGGAATTAAAGAAAATGAATAA
- a CDS encoding chemotaxis protein CheW has protein sequence MSNETVADRKVIVFRLNDEEYAVSVQQVGSIERIQPITRVPQTADFVKGVINLRGVVTPIIDLRIRFGLEETDFTESSRIIIIYLDDIEVGLIVDSANDVIDIPENVIEPAPEVVGTADVDYIDGVAKLDNRLLILLNMREVLSKEEINELKSVEG, from the coding sequence ATGAGTAATGAGACAGTTGCAGATCGTAAAGTGATTGTTTTTCGACTGAATGATGAAGAATATGCGGTTTCAGTACAGCAGGTTGGTTCAATTGAACGAATACAACCAATTACAAGAGTTCCGCAGACTGCTGACTTTGTTAAAGGAGTTATTAACCTTCGTGGAGTTGTTACCCCAATTATAGATTTACGAATCCGCTTTGGTTTGGAAGAGACTGATTTTACTGAATCCAGTCGCATTATTATTATTTATCTTGATGACATTGAGGTGGGTTTGATCGTTGATTCGGCAAACGACGTTATTGATATTCCTGAAAATGTGATTGAGCCGGCGCCTGAAGTAGTGGGGACTGCTGATGTTGACTATATTGATGGTGTAGCAAAGCTTGATAACCGGTTGTTAATTTTGCTTAACATGCGAGAAGTGCTTTCCAAGGAAGAAATAAATGAGTTAAAGTCCGTGGAAGGCTGA